One window of Fusarium keratoplasticum isolate Fu6.1 chromosome 2, whole genome shotgun sequence genomic DNA carries:
- a CDS encoding Phosphorylase superfamily protein → MPSLRPSRRDDFEVVIICALPLEYDAVCYIFDEFWDQDGDQYGRAAGDPNSYTTGRVGKYNVVLALLPHMGKTNAASAAASMRSSYGGLQLALLVGVCGGMPRGRDGEILLGDVVISKTVIQYDFGRKYPDKFVRKNTVEDNLGRPNKDARNLVATFETDRGLDRLEQRTTHFLRQLQANVAQTRRRGKYDYPGTAEDKLFAPSYRHKHHMSPSCICRDCFGDFDPVCDEALSSSCASLGCDDKHLIARKRLQAQPQSEHEGGDTSPQPAVHVGVVASGDWVMKSAADRDRLSREAGVIAFEMESAGVWDEVPCIVVKGVCDYADSHKHKGWQNFAAATAASASKAILERYILTDKAHLASAGEGECRLPPTLTKRANSKEDGRSGNASAASTSQQDEAAKAAQGPVFYGPISGKYVIPGIYTTTGGTANLSFGPQS, encoded by the coding sequence ATGCCCTCTCTACGACCTTCTCGCCGCGACGACTTCGAGGTTGTAATCATCTGCGCGCTACCGCTCGAGTACGACGCCGTTTGCTACATCTTCGACGAGTTCTGGGACCAAGATGGCGATCAATACGGACGAGCCGCAGGAGACCCCAACAGCTATACCACGGGCCGTGTAGGCAAATACAACGTCGTTCTGGCCCTCTTGCCGCACATGGGCAAGACCAACGCGGCCAGCGCGGCCGCCAGTATGCGATCGAGCTATGGCGGCTTACAACTAGCCCTCCTTGTCGGAGTGTGTGGTGGTATGCCTCGCGGCCGAGACGGCGAAATCTTGCTGGGCGATGTTGTCATCAGCAAGACCGTTATCCAGTACGATTTCGGCCGGAAGTATCCAGACAAGTTTGTACGCAAGAACACTGTCGAGGACAATCTTGGCCGGCCGAATAAAGACGCCCGCAACTTGGTCGCCACATTCGAGACCGATCGGGGCCTCGACCGGCTCGAACAACGGACTACCCATTTTCTCCGGCAACTCCAGGCTAACGTTGCCCAGACAAGGCGTCGGGGCAAGTACGACTACCCCGGAACGGCGGAAGACAAGCTATTCGCGCCGTCCTACCGCCACAAGCACCACATGTCGCCGTCCTGTATCTGCCGTGATTGCTTCGGCGACTTCGACCCCGTATGCGACGAGGCGCTCAGCTCGTCATGCGCGAGTCTCGGATGCGACGACAAACACCTTATCGCGAGGAAACGGCTTCAGGCACAACCACAGTCAGAACACGAGGGTGGCGATACGTCTCCGCAGCCTGCGGTGCATGTGGGAGTTGTCGCGTCGGGAGATTGGGTGATGAAGTCGGCTGCGGACCGGGACAGGCTCTCCAGGGAAGCAGGCGTGATTGCgttcgagatggagagcGCTGGGGTCTGGGATGAAGTGCCGTGCATCGTGGTCAAGGGAGTGTGCGACTATGCGGACAGCCACAAGCACAAAGGGTGGCAGAACTTTGCGGCGGCGACTGCGGCATCGGCGTCCAAGGCAATTCTAGAGCGCTATATCCTGACTGATAAAGCTCACCTAGCATCCGCCGGCGAGGGTGAGTGCAGGTTGCCTCCGACATTGACGAAGAGAGCTAATAGCAAAGAAGACGGCAGGAGCGGCAATGCTTCCGCGGCCAGCACATCTCAACAGGACGAAGCAGCCAAAGCCGCGCAAGGGCCAGTCTTCTATGGCCCCATCTCAGGCAAATACGTCATCCCGGGAATCTACACGACGACGGGAGGGACCGCCAACCTCAGTTTCGGGCCGCAGAGCTAA
- a CDS encoding NACHT domain-containing protein, protein MDASTQFHDAVSGQYTIAGPQASHGGSNNFHFYGPRAPSDPAERNPPKPRKPFSTVPFPPDANFVDRPDILKWMHEKCARPAARIALVGLGGIGKSQLAVQYAHQVRQRSPNTWVFWVHASTRGRFEESYQSIADRLELPRRSDPDINVLRLVSEWLRVEENGPWEMIVDNADDADVFFSIAQGRLASFLTQSCHGSIVVTSRSIDVAERLVGGRSNLFVIPAMERDEACQLLQRKLGLNHDNGTAADLVRVLDYMPLAITQAAAFINRRAPRMSTSKYLDEFQRSDKKRASLLNREAGDLRRDESASNSIVATWQITFDQIRRERPSAADLLSFMSFFNPQGIPEWTLQAYACDHGPDGEGDLDEDLDEDLETLRGYSLVAVTADSESFEMHALVQFCTRVWLSSFCDTQRWERKFLKVILLGSVLRYQGKYEEAEQMNRRALEGHEKVLGREHPHTLGSISNLGLVLQYQGKYEEAEQMHRRALEARERVLGREHPDTLASVGNLGLVLQYQGEYEEAEQMNRRALEGHKKVLGREHPDTLMSVGNLGLVLQYQGKYEEAEPMHRRALESNLGLVLQYQGKYEEAEPMNRRALEGYEKVLGREHPHTLTSVSNLGLVLQYQGKYEEAEQMSRRAVEGYEKVLGREHPDTLTSVSNLGSVLQYQGKYEEAEPIHRRALEASEKVLGRDHPDTLASIYHLAYLLHRQARFSDAGELYERACNGYVKALGSDHPTTRACMANRDSLRKDMANQNAQTQ, encoded by the exons ATGGACGCCTCCACTCAGTTTCATGACGCAGTCAGTGGCCAATACACCATCGCGGGCCCGCAAGCGTCCCATGGTGGATCGAACAACTTCCACTTCTATGGACCCCGTGCACCATCCGACCCAGCTGAGCGAAATCCCCCTAAACCCCGCAAGCCGTTCTCAACAGTGCCCTTCCCACCTGATGCCAACTTTGTCGACCGTCCCGATATCCTGAAATGGATGCATGAGAAATGCGCCAGACCTGCTGCCCGCATCGCgctcgtcggccttggcggcatAGG AAAATCGCAGCTTGCCGTTCAATATGCGCATCAAGTCAGGCAGCGCTCGCCCAACACATGGGTCTTCTGGGTGCATGCTAGCACCCGAGGGCGATTTGAGGAGTCCTATCAGTCTATCGCAGACAGGCTCGAGCTACCCAGACGGAGCGATCCCGATATTAATGTCCTTCGGCTGGTAAGCGAGTGGCTCCGCGTCGAGGAGAACGGGCCATGGGAGATGATCGTCGATAACGCTGATGATGCCGATGTCTTCTTCTCGATTGCACAGGGACGACTTGCCTCGTTCTTGACGCAGAGTTGTCACGGATCCATCGTCGTTACATCGCGAAGCATAGATGTGGCAGAAAGATTGGTGGGTGGTCGGAGCAACCTCTTTGTGATACCGGCAATGGAAAGAGATGAGGCATGCCAGCTACTGCAAAGAAAACTCGGACTTAACCATGACAATGGAACCGCAGCTGACTTAGTACGTGTTCTCGACTACATGCCTCTTGCGATTACGCAGGCGGCCGCCTTTATCAACCGCCGGGCACCGCGAATGTCAACATCCAAATACCTGGACGAGTTCCAGAGAAGCGATAAGAAGAGGGCAAGCCTCCTCAACCGAGAGGCAGGTGACCTCCGTCGGGACGAGTCCGCCTCCAATTCAATCGTGGCCACGTGGCAGATCACTTTCGACCAGATCCGTCGCGAGAGACCATCTGCCGCCGACCTGCTCTCCTtcatgagcttcttcaaTCCGCAAGGAATCCCCGAATGGACGCTTCAAGCCTATGCATGCGACCATGGGCCAGACGGCGAGGGTGATCTTGacgaggaccttgacgaggaccTTGAGACCCTTCGCGGGTACTCATTGGTGGCGGTGACGGCCGATAGTGAATCATTCGAGATGCATGCCTTGGTGCAATTTTGCACGCGGGTGTGGCTATCGTCATTCTGCGATACACAGAGGTGGGAGCGGAAGTTTCTGAAAGTGAT CCTTCTTGGGTCAGTGCTGCGATACCAGGGAAAGTAcgaagaggcagagcagaTGAACCGACGAGCTCTCGAGGGGCATGAGAAGGTGCTGGGTAGAGAGCATCCACACACGCTCGGGAGCATCAGCAATCTTGGGTTGGTGCTGCAATACCAAGGAAAGTACGAGGAGGCGGAGCAGATGCACCGACGAGCTCTcgaggcgagggagagagTGCTCGGGAGAGAGCATCCAGACACGCTCGCGAGCGTCGGCAATCTTGGGTTGGTGCTGCAATACCAGGGAGAGTacgaggaggcagagcagaTGAACCGACGAGCTCTCGAGGGGCATAAGAAGGTGCTGGGTAGAGAGCATCCAGACACGCTCATGAGCGTCGGCAATCTTGGGTTGGTGCTGCAATACCAAGGAAAGTACGAGGAGGCGGAGCCGATGCACCGACGAGCTCTCGAGAG CAATCTTGGGTTAGTGCTGCAATACCAGGGAAAGTACGAAGAGGCGGAGCCGATGAATCGACGAGCTCTCGAGGGGTATGAGAAGGTGCTCGGGAGAGAGCATCCACACACGCTCACGAGCGTCAGCAATCTTGGGTTAGTGCTGCAATACCAGGGAAAGTACGAAGAGGCGGAGCAGATGAGCCGACGAGCTGTCGAGGGCTATGAGAAGGTGCTCGGGAGAGAGCATCCAGACACGCTCACAAGCGTCAGCAATCTTGGGTCGGTGCTGCAATACCAAGGAAAGTATGAAGAGGCAGAGCCGATACACCGACGAGCTCTCGAAGCGAGTGAAAAGGTGCTTGGCAGAGACCATCCGGACACGCTTGCGAGTATTTACCATCTCGCTTACCTCCTCCATAGACAAGCCCGCTTCTCCGACGCTGGTGAGCTTTATGAGAGGGCCTGTAACGGTTACGTGAAAGCCCTTGGATCGGATCATCCTACTACGAGAGCCTGCATGGCAAACCGCGATTCTTTGAGGAAAGACATGGCGAATCAAAATGCGCAAACGCAGTAA
- a CDS encoding NACHT domain-containing protein — MSHTTFQGPLRGEYVIAGAHASTGGAIHFNFGADAPPRSIRPFSTVPFPPDPKFVERTDILLWLRDQTALPGSRAALVGLGGIGKSQVAIHYAHEVRRASPDTWVFWVHASSRARFEEAYRNIADKLQLPGRDDPQRNVLQLVHAWLCDEENGPWMMVLDNADSVEVFFPSWGAHGSRDQPLASFLPKTGCGSIIITSRNTDAAERLAGLDATYNVPTMEKSQALQLLQIRLGEDGAEDNVAMSDLVDVLNYMPLAITQAAAFINRRAPRMSISKYLDEFRRSDKKRANLLNRDAGDLRRDESASNSIVTTWQITFDQIRHERPSAANLLSFMSFFNSQGIPESVLRAYIQDQLEGGEDDFEEDLETLRGYSLVAVTADNESFEMHALVQFCTRLWLSSDKIQRWKRAFLRAVADQYPTGNYENWVKCQSLDPHIEGIIQEKPDDSRDVLWWAMLLTNIGRYRQMRGRYEEAEQMNRRALEGREKVLGREHPDTLTSIHNLGWVLRSQGKYEEAEQMNRRALEGCEKVLGREHPHTLTSVSNLASVLQDQGKYKEAEQMHRRALEAREKVLGREHPDTLTSIHNLGWVLRSQGKYEEAEQMNRRALEGHEKGKYEEAEQMNRRALEGCEKVLGREHPHTLTSIYNLAYLLHRQACFSDAGLIEVPLVVHRAGTRSANSANLDNQIATYLNIYSDSHVGTIVVAGSHDWLEDKKIHLFIKILQVTRGLSRYGESCPELTPRSRDAMGTPLLAHRCYSSERYHDSLQKRPAGFGKTILCARVVKHLSSIPETLSPILILTFYIAFDTSIFPGERH; from the exons ATGAGTCATACTACCTTTCAAGGGCCACTTCGCGGCGAATACGTGATCGCCGGCGCGCACGCGTCCACTGGGGGGGCGATCCACTTCAATTTTGGCGCTGATGCCCCGCCGCGATCTATCCGACCCTTCTCGACCGTCCCCTTTCCACCGGATCCCAAGTTTGTTGAGCGGACGGACATCTTACTCTGGCTGCGAGATCAAACGGCGCTGCCGGGCAGCCGGGCAGCGCTCGTCGGGCTCGGCGGCATCGG GAAATCACAGGTCGCGATCCATTACGCGCACGAAGTCCGACGGGCGTCACCAGATACCTGGGTTTTCTGGGTGCATGCGAGCTCCAGAGCCCGTTTCGAAGAGGCATACCGAAACATCGCCGATAAACTGCAGCTTCCCGGACGAGATGATCCACAGCGCAACGTGCTCCAGCTGGTGCATGCCTGGCTGTGCGACGAAGAAAACGGACCATGGATGATGGTGCTCGACAACGCCGATTCCGTTGAGGTGTTCTTTCCGAGCTGGGGCGCTCATGGCTCACGCGACCAGCCGCTGGCGTCATTCCTACCAAAGACCGGCTGCGGATCGATCATCATCACATCCCGCAACACGGATGCGGCAGAGAGGCTGGCCGGTCTGGATGCCACCTACAACGTGCCGACGATGGAGAAAAGCCAAGCcctgcagcttctccagatcAGGCTCGGGGAGGATGGGGCCGAGGACAATGTGGCAATGTCAGATCTAGTTGATGTTCTAAACTACATGCCGCTTGCAATAACCCAGGCGGCCGCCTTCATCAACCGCCGGGCACCGCGAATGTCAATATCCAAATACCTAGACGAGTTCCGGAGGAGCGATAAGAAGAGAGCAAACCTCCTCAACAGAGATGCAGGTGACCTCCGTCGGGACGAGTCCGCCTCCAATTCGATCGTGACCACGTGGCAGATCACTTTCGACCAGATCCGTCACGAGAGACCATCAGCTGCCAACCTACTCTCCTtcatgagcttcttcaaTTCGCAAGGAATTCCCGAGTCTGTGCTCCGAGCTTACATACAAGACCAGCTGGAAGGCGGCGAAGATGATTTtgaggaggaccttgagACCCTTCGCGGGTACTCATTGGTGGCGGTGACAGCCGATAATGAATCGTTCGAGATGCATGCCTTGGTGCAATTTTGCACACGGCTGTGGCTGTCGTCTGATAAGATACAGCGGTGGAAGAGGGCGTTTTTGCGGGCGGTGGCGGACCAGTATCCGACGGGGAATTATGAGAACTGGGTGAAGTGTCAGAGTTTGGATCCTCATATCGAAGGGATTATTCAAGAAAAGCCAGATGATAGCAGAGACGTTTTATGGTGGGCTATGCTGCTTACGAATATAGGACGGTATCGGCAAATGAGGGGGAGATAcgaagaggcagagcagaTGAACCGACGAGCTCTCGAGGGGAGGGAGAAGGTGCTGGGTAGAGAGCATCCAGACACGCTCACGAGCATCCACAATCTTGGGTGGGTGTTGCGATCCCAGGGAAAGTAcgaagaggcagagcagaTGAACCGACGAGCTCTCGAGGGGTGTGAGAAGGTGCTCGGTAGAGAGCATCCACACACGCTCACGAGCGTCAGCAATCTTGCATCGGTGCTGCAAGACCAGGGAAAGTACAAAGAGGCAGAGCAGATGCACCGACGAGCTCTTGAGGCGAGGGAGAAGGTGCTGGGTAGAGAGCATCCAGACACGCTCACGAGCATCCACAATCTTGGGTGGGTGTTGCGATCCCAGGGAAAGTAcgaagaggcagagcagaTGAACCGACGAGCTCTCGAGGGGCATGAGAAG GGAAAGTacgaggaggcagagcagaTGAACCGACGAGCTCTCGAGGGGTGTGAGAAGGTGCTCGGTAGAGAGCATCCACACACGCTCACGAGCATCTACAATCTCGCTTACCTCCTCCACAGACAAGCCTGCTTCTCCGACGCTG GGCTCATCGAGGTGCCGCTGGTCGTCCACCGCGCAGGCACTCGGTCCGCCAACAgtgccaacctcgacaaccagATCGCCACATACCTCAACATCTACTCCGACTCACATGTCGGCACCATCGTGGTCGCTGGGTCGCACGATTGGctcgaggacaagaaaaTACACCTTTTCATTAAAATCCTCCAGGTCACGCGTGGCCTGTCGAGATACGGCGAATCCTG CCCCGAGCTCACGCCGCGGAGCCGAGATGCGATGGGAACTCCACTCCTGGCCCATCGCTGCTACTCAAGCGAGCGCTACCACGACTCCCTCCAGAAGAGGCCTGCGGGATTCGGGAAGACAATCCTCTGCGCCCGCGTCGTCAAACATCTCTCGTCCATCCCCGAGACGCTGTCGCCTATTCTTATTCTGACATTCTACATCGCCTTCGAcacctccatcttccccggCGAACGGCATTGA